Part of the Salmo trutta chromosome 2, fSalTru1.1, whole genome shotgun sequence genome, aggaaaggaagacccagagttacctcttctgcagaggaaaagttcattagagttaccagcctcagaaattgcagcccaaaatacatgcttcacagagttcaagtaacagacacatctcaacatcaactgttcagaggagactgtgtgaatcaggccttcatggtcaaattactgcaatgaaaacacaactaaaggacacaataagaaaaagagacttgcttgggccaagaaacacgagcaatagccattagaccagtggaaatctgtcctttggtctgatgagtccaaatttgagatttttggttccaaccgccgtgtctttctgAGACGCAGAGTTGGTCAACAGATAATCTAGACATGTGGTTAACACAGCGAAGCACGGAAGcaaaggaggtgtgatggtgtgggggtgctttgctggtgacactgtcggtgatttatttcaaattcaaggcacacttaaccagcttggctaccacagcattctgcagcgatacgccatcccatctggtttgcgcttagtgggactattatttgtttttcaacaggacaatgacccaacacacctccaggctgtataagggctatttgaccaagaaggagagtgatggagtgctgcatcaaatgacctggcctccacaatcacccgacctcaacccaattgagatggtttgggatgagttggaccgtagagtgaaggaaaagcagcatacaagtgctcagcatatgtgggaactccttcaagactgttggaaaagcatttctcatgaagctggccgagagaatgccaagagtgtgcaaagctgtcatcgaggtaaagggtggctactttgaagaatctcaaatataaaatacattttgatttgtttaacacttttttggtcaatGCACGATTCCAtaggttatttcatagttttgatgtcttcactattattctacaatgtagaaaatagtaaaaataaagaaaaaaagaaaaaccctggaatgagaaggtgtgtccaaacttttgactggtactttatatatATTCAATAATGTGTTAATATCAACCATGTCTGAAATTGAGACTTTCTGGGAGAAATGTCTTGAACCTCTGGGCGATTTAATCTTCACCATTCTGACTCCTCCTCTTGGTCTTCTCTCTCCAAAGCTTATAGTGGGTATCCTCCAAGCTCAGGATCTGGCTGCCATGGATATGGGGGGTACCTCAGACCCCTATGTAAAAGTCTACCTGCTCCCAGACAAAAAGAAGAAGCATGAAACTAAGGTCCAGCGCAAGAACCTGTGCCCGGTTTTCAACGAGACCTTCATCTTCAAGGTTTACGTGGTGTCTTGGCCTTGTGGTATTGTTTGTTTGTCTCATGTCTgggtctgtttgtttgttttctgtcTCTGTAGCAGCTTGTGTTGGTGTTCCAGGTTGTTGATGATGTATCCCTTGTTGGTCTCTGAGTTCACGTGGGCAGAAGTCGAGCCCATGCCCGTGCTCCCCTTCGTAGTTTGTCTCTCGTACTCAGATTGCCGTCCGTCAAGGTATCCCCGAACAACTTTAAAAATGCAGAATTAAGAATGCATTTTTACTTGTCTCCTGTCAATACATGTTTTCATTTGTTTGCTTTGTTTGTCTGGATTTGTTAGTTATATGTACTTATATGTTGGCATTTAAAGTTTTAttgtataattattattttacattGAACTGTTTTTGATCAATTCCGGCAAACCGCCGTACATTGATATACCTATTAAGAACTGCACTAACCAATGCTGTTTTTTTAATAACTCTAAGCAAGAGCCAACAATGCATTACATAAATCCCTCTCTACCGAGGAGCATCAGTTGGCCAGACATGCACTTGTGACTAATGCCCCTGCCTTTCCTCCAAGATCCCGTACACAGAGTTGGGAGGGAAGATCCTGGTGTTGCAGGTCTTCGACTTTGACCGTTTCTCCAAGCATGATGTGATTGGGGAGATAAAGATTCCCATGAACAGTGTGGATCTGGGACAACCAATGCAATGCTGGAGGGACCTGGAGAACAGTGAAAAAGAAGAGGTATGATGTAATATGGTATTACTAACCCTTTAGTCATCCATccagtcacccccccccccccatttgcaTGATGGATAGATCACAACCTAATGTAATAGATTCCTCCTTATTTGATCCGTTTCTGGCTGGTGGTTTAACACCATGTTGCTCTGGTGTGCATCTCTAAGGCAGAGAAACTGGGTGATGTCTGCATCTCCTTGCGCTACGTACCTACTGCTGGCAAACTCACTATCAACATCATGGAGGCCAAGAACCTAAAGAAGATGGATGTTGGTGGCTTATCAGGTGATTTTTAAATCTCTCAACAAATAAGTGTTATTTTCTCGATCCCTCTAAAGTTGTGCGGCCTCGCAAATGTATCAGCAACGTTTTCAGTTCACACAATTACAGATTCCTCCAAATGACATATGTGTAAAATCGGCCCTCGTGAGTCTACCAGCTGTCCGGCATGCAGCCTTGTCTGATCAAAGTCTACCAAAAAACATTGACAAATTGGCTTGCTCCCTTCTCATCCACCCTTCCCTCAGATCCATTTGTGAAGATTGTTCTGCAGCACAATGGGAAACGAATCAAGAAGAAGAAGACAACTGTCAAGAAGAACACACTCAATCCTTACTTCAATGAGAGCTTCAGCTTTGAGATTCCCTTCGAGCAGATTCAGGTATTGCATCTTTGCCTTATCAATCGATATGTAGTTGCAGAGTACCCAGTCAGTATTCTGGAAGTATAGTAAGTGTTTCAATGTATCTTCTGTGTTTCTTATTCAGAAAGTGCAGGTCGTCATAACAGTGTATGACTACGACAAGCTTGGGAGCAACGATGCAATCGGGAAGACCTTCATGGGTTACGGTGCCACAGGAGTTGGTCTCAAACATTGGTCAGAAATGTTGGCCAATCCCAGACGTCCAGTTGCCCAATGGCATGTCCTCTGCccagaggaggaggtggatgCAGCTCTGAAGGTCCCACCTCGTTAATGATCCCTCAACATCCTTGGATCATTAATGTTATCCACAAGGAAAGCAAAACATTTCGATATGTCTTTCAGTGTTATTAAGACCTCTTTGTATGTTTGcctctgtctgtttttctgtcATCTCTTTTTGGCGTACTTttttgttaagtgtgtgtgtgtttgtacgcgtgtgtttgtacgtgtgtgtgcatgtgcacgcATTGCAGCATGAGCGTTCATGTGTTTGTGTCTCTGACGCCATTGGATGTTTTTAAAATTACCTGCATTTGTCTCAATGTTCAGGAATGATTATAGCCCATACTATGTTATTTAGTTGTTTTATAAAACATCCCTCTGTTGGTTTCTAAATGTAGGCctagatgtaaaaaaaattataataaaaaaaagatgTAAATTATGCACCTTTGTTATATGGCCTTATAGGCTACAGACAATCGGATTTAGGAATTCAATTGGTTTTTGACTCATTGACAAGCTTGCATTCCACACAAATATACTACTTCTGATTTTGTGAACTGTCATGTAGGCTTACGTTAAAAACATAATTAGTGGTAGTGGTTATAGTTAGAATTAAGATTGCATTATGTTTTGCTTGTTGGTCGTAAGATACTTcaactatactgaaccaaaatgtAAACGcgacatgtaaaatgttggtcccatgtttcatatgctgaaataaaagatccaagacATTTTCTATATGCATTTCTCTCAAAtattttgcacaaatttgtttacatccctgttagtgagcatttctcctttgccaaaataatccatccacctgacaggtgtggcatatcaataaactgattaaacagcatgatcattacacaggtccaccttgtactggggacaataaaagaccactctaaaatgtgcagttttgtttcacatgtccaccagagctgttatcAGATcctttaatgttcatttctctaccataaaccacctccaacatagttttagagaatttggcagtacgtccaacggGGCTCACGTAtaacagaccacgtgtaaccacgccagcccaggacctccacatccggtttcttcacctgcgttggtagtctgagaccagccacccggacagctgatgaaactgaggagtatttatgtctgtaataaagcccttttgtggggaaagcCTCATTCTGATGGTGGGCCTCTGCCcaatgaatttatttgaattgactaatttccttatatgaactgtaacagtaAAATCGATGaatgtgttgaatgctgagtttatatttttgtgcaGTATATTTATGTTAGTAAGAAAGTAAAATGCAGTGTGAGGTGCTATGTCAATGTGCTAAATATTGCTCCCTATTTTGCCTAGAAATTTTGTTCAGTGACTTAAATAAATGATCATTTCAAAAAAGTGTTGGGTTTCGTCTCATGCATCTGCTCTCCACTATGGAAAATGCTGCAGTTACACAAGAGGGACATAGAGGGCGCTACTCTTCATTCTTTGAAAAAGCGTTGCTTAGCAACACATAAACTAGACTGAAAAGGTTTGGCTTTTGAGAGTGCCCTGACAAGAGAGGTGAGTTTATCCAAATGTCACGACACTAGCTAATTTAAGAAGCATCAAATTCAAAATAACTGTATTTAACTTGTGTTTCCTTTCCACCATTCATCATGATGAAAATTATTTCTCTTCGCTCATGACTTTGTATGCATGGTAACAACATTGCCAGTCAAGTCATTCTGACATCTTGAGAAAGttactgtaacgttagctagctaagttagcaatGGAAATTAGCTAGTAAGCTATCTATCTAACTAACGAATTGCTATACTTGTCTTGTTAACAGCATGCTAATATTTATTTGGAATAAGCTTCGTTGAAACCTGATTAACTAAATTACTGCTGAACCCTCTGGCAAGCTACCAGAGGAAGCgtggaaataaaacatttaacgtTAGAACATGTCGTCTTCAGAATGAGCACTGGACGAACTATGGAGGGCGCGGGTTGTGTGACCTGGTGGGGATTCAGTCCTGCTCTTGACCTCCTGTGCAGAGGTGAGGATGACGTGCCTTGGCCTTGTTCTTATCTACGttcattttttttatagaaataCCACAATATCGCTAATACATATAGAAAAATACTTGCAGGAGATGTTATGTCCACTGCATTATCAGATAACAGGAAGTATTTTCGTTAGTGCTACAGCTTCCAAAGCTTATCTTCTTATTTGGCAAAGTGATATGTtatgttgtatttttgttttaacCAGTGCAAAATGAATCCCATACCCAAAACAATTGGCCACACACTGGTTGGATTAACATTGCTTCcggtcatttcaatgaaattacgttgaaccaatgtggaacaAATGTTGAATTGTTAGTGACTGTGAGTGAGCTTGGGTAAGGGATACCATGGTGTCTTGCCAGCTGTTTGCAACAATAATAAGCCACAATATTGCAGATTGCTGCATTTTAATCCCAATGTAAATCAATCCCCTTGTCATATTAATggtgaagtctctctctctctctctctctctctctctctctctctctctctctctctctctctctctctctcatgatctCTCTCTTGCTCAGGCTCAGAGAGGCAGGAGGGTGAGGTAAATGTTCTACTGGTGGGCAGTGGCGACCCAAGACACATACTCAAGACCGTTGCTGGCCTGAGAGACACAGATACCCTTCATGTGAGTTACACCATGGGTAACCTTAATGTCTGACAGTCCCTGTTAGTACCACAATAACACCATAATGTCGCTGCGCTATGTTAATAGCATGTGCCTCTTGAGTGCCCAAACCAAGGGATTTCAGTCTTTCGTGTCTTCAGTGGTCGGACTGAATTTGCAGCGCCAATATTAAGTCTACGGTTATCTTTTTCGTActccagcaaaaaaaaaaaaaaagccaaatAAACTATCACTTGTCTCTGTTTCCTGGCAGATATGGGTGATAGAGAATAGTATGGACGTGGTGGCTCGACAACTGCTGCTCCTCTTTCTGGCTCTGACACCCCAGGAGAGCATGGGACTTCACGGTTAGTCCTTATAGCGATAATCCATAGACTATCCATAGAAACTGCAATAGAAACATCTAAGTAGCCTTATATCCACTAATGGGATGCAAAAACGACATTCTTTTCTGATGCATGTTACAATACATTCTGACCTTGTATGTTAAGTTAGCTTTAAATCCTGTTGTGCTTGGTGCGCTTATTATACTGTGTCTGTATTCCCAGAAAAGACTGAGGTTTTCCTGGAGTTGTTTGGTAACAGTGAGGTCCGCAGTCAGACAGAGGAGATACTGAGACACGTGGCGTCAGAACTGTCTCTCTCAGTCACTGAGACACTAGAAACACCCACAAATCCCTGCCTGGACACCACTCATCTCAGAGTGAGGAACTGTCCGTCtttctgcctacctgtctgtctgtcagagtttATATTTAAATTCTTGGAAATTGAggacaatttatttattttttatctaccATCACAATAAATTTGGGGACAGAGTGAATATGAGGAATCTTATATTGATAAATGACCACTGAGCTTATAAACCAGTGTTCTTCCACCGTTTCCAATGCTTCAATTATCCATAATCCATAAATCCCATTTAACTTTTACCTTTAAACTTTAACAGTTCAAGGAGCGCGACGATTTGGACAGGATATTCAAGCAATGGATCCACCCTCCCCCATCTGCACGTTCTGCCCATGTATCAATAGCCAAGACCTGGGACGGCCGGGTCCGGCAGCACCTGGGCACCCGCTATGACTCTAGGGCGGGCTGCTTCGACTGGGACCTCACCATGAAGCTACACCAGAAAGGGGTATGTATGTGTTAGCCTGCAGGTCCTATACATGGCCTGACAAAGATAGTGAAGTTGGCACATTTTGGGACAAGGCTAGGCATAGTGCAGCACAATCAAGGGATGATTGTCAGTGAATCAGACTATTAAAGTCCTCATGTTCTTTCCCTTTCCCGCTCTCTCCTCACACCAGTGTGGTGTTATCAACAAACAGCACTACAAACTATGGAGGGAGCGGGGCGTGGCCTTTGAGATGAGGGAGGGCATCTATCAAATGGCCAATGAGAGCTTACTCTCTACGCGAGTATTCAGCCATGTAAGTTATTGTTTCTTTggtaaaactatcattttgacgATTTTGTCGATGCCAATGTTGGcgtaaataatggtggtgtatcATTACCCTCttcttctttgtgtgtgtgtgtgcgtgtgtgtgtgtgtgtgtgtgtctgtgtgtagaggGGTGACAAAATGGCACTGAGGGGATACTGGGGAGACATTGTGTCCAGTCCTTACCTCTCCTTTGGCATCGAGACAGATGACGAGAAACTGCTGCAGAAACAGAATGGGCAATACGTCAAGGTAATAACATGTAATAACATTGTCTAAACATTGCAATTCTTTGTATTAACTTGTAATAATATTGTGTTTATTGTTAAAGGGTAGATAGTGAGGAGAGGTATATCTAAATATTATATCTCATAAATAATTAAGCTTTATGTCTTTATCCTGTTAGATGAGCCTATGATATTGTattgtgtacagtaccagtcaaaagtttggacacacctactaattccaggctttttctttatttttactattgtctacattgtagaataatagtgaagacatcaaaactatgaaataacacatatggaattatgtaataaccaaaaaagtgttaaacaattcaaaatatattttatatttgagattcttcaaaatagccaccctttgccttgatgacagctttgcacactcttggcattctctcaaccagcttcatgaggtagtcacctggaatgcatttcaattaacaggtgtgccttgttaaaagttaatttgtggaatttctttccttcttaatgcgtttgagccaatcagttgacagacacatctcaacagcaactgttcagaggagactgtgtgaatcaggccttcatggtcaaattgctgcaaagaaaccactactaaaggacaccaataagaaaaagagacttgcttgggccaagaaacatgagcaatggacattagaccggtggaaatctgtcctttggtctgatgagtccaaattggagatttttggttccaaccaccgtgtctttgtgagacgcagagtaggtgagcggatgatctcctcatgtgtggttcccaccgtgaagcatggaggaggaggtgtgatgttgtgggcgtgctttgatggtgacactgtcggtgattaatttggaattcaaggcacacttaaccagcatggctaccactgcaTTTTGCAGCGAAAtgccataccatctggtttgcgctttttgggactatcaattgtttttcaacaagaccttgacccaacacacctccaggctgtgtaagggctatttgaccaagaaggagagtgatggagtgctgcatcagatgacctggcctccacaagcacctgacctcaacccaattgagatgttttgggatgagttggaccgcagagtgaaggaaaagcagctaacaagtgctcagcaaatgtgggaactccttcatgactgttggaaaagcaatcctcatgaagctggttgagagaatgccaagtgtgtgcaaagctctcatcaaggtaaagggtggctacttttaagaatctcaaatataaaatatattttgatttgtttaacactttttaggttactacatgattccatatgtgttatttcatagttttgatgtcttcactattattctacaatgtagaaaatagttacaaataaagaaaaagccttgaatgagttggtgtgtccaaacttttgacaggtgcTGTATGtatgttaaaaaaaagaaaaaacatgttttcatctAGCCATTTTTATGCTTAAAGTACCTTTCAGATAGAAAACTCATGACAGGCTTGATAGAAACAGAAAATTGTCAGCAAACTTTCCTAGATGTTGACAAATGGCAGTGGAAACGCTTTTTGACGCAATTGTTGATAAACGTCATGCCGAAGTAAACTGCAGTCACTTGAtgctatgttgtgtggtcctGTCACTCGCACTTGGAAAAGCATGCAAAGAAGTCTACAAATTAAATAAGTTATAATGACCTTCACAGGGTGGTGACAGTGCAAGTTGAAAGCTTGATACTCATTTCCATTAAATATCGAGTATCCTAATTTCTTTACTGTTGACATGATTATCAGTGCTTGGCTGCCAATTGAGAattatcccactgggcacagatgtcaattcaacgtgtattccacgttggttcaacgtaatttcgtTGAactgacgtggaaacaatgttgattcaaccagtgtgtgcccagtgggattgtTCTCTTAGCCATATTCTCATcatgcactgtatctgcgagccgTTGGCTAGAATGCATGTGCTCTCCAGACCAGAGTGGGCTAATTTGCTGTTTATCGCAATACTTTTTGTGGTAAAACCATTCGAAGAGATGGGATGGAAACACAAAAAAAACGTACTTTTTTTTATTGGGTAAATTAAAAGTTGTGTGGCAAATTTTTGTTAAATGTGTACTACAACattacacattttttttattcgcAAGAAGacagtttgatggaaacacaccTCTGCCGGTAAAATGTGCATATCTATCGAATATTAGAATATTCGCTGGAAAATATTTCGACAAAtgaatggaaacctagctagataGGATTTAAAATGTATCCATTTATTTTCCCCTCCCTCTCATGCCACTTTCTCTCCATCGCTGACAGACAGCCCAGGATATCTCGTATGTGAACGTGCAGGCGCTGTTCAAGTCTTTGTCCTGTAGAGGAGGCACTCCCCCTACTCAGACATGCAGTGAGGAGGGGAATGCACTTGTAGCACTGGAGCCAGTGTCACAACCAGAGGCCCATCACAAATCACAAATCAACGGTAAAACTCCCAATGCTGAACATTGCCTTGAATAACACTGTTGTATACTATGTCCTGCTCCACTAAGCTATAGTATATAGCCTATAAAGTTGGTGTTGACTGCAAAGTATTACAGCATATACCTGACACAGTTAAATACTGTACAACCCACTATTACACTATGTGTTTTATCCTTTAAAATGAATTGTattatgtatatttattttatcTTATACAATAAAACAATTTCAGAACTCATGCACCTGAATGGGGTGTCAGTGACTTTCCTGCCCCTGGACTCTCTCTCCAAACTGCCAGAGAAACAGAAATACTTCCACTTTTTCAACAGCATCTGCTGTGCTGCCAGGTACTCCAGCAACGTTCCCTATTCATTTCAAAACATCGATTATCACACCAGCGTATTTATAAAAAACTATTACCATTGTGAACTCCATGACCTGGAATGAGGAACAGTGTATTATGTGAAACTCAATCCCTTCTTGGGATCCTCACTCGAGCAGTGAGGGTTACTGTGGCTCCACGGTTCTGCTGCCAGTGAGTTTTATagcatgtatctctctctctctctctctctctcttcctcattccTCTTCTTCACTGTGAAGTATGGTGCACCATTTGAGCCCGACACTGAGACAGATTGCTGCACCCAAAGCCTCCCTCGTGGTGGAGCTGGCAAAGTGAGTTTCTGTCATACTTGTGACTGTTGCCATGGCAACATGCGGGACTTCTAGACAAGACAGATTTACTTATTGTATTTCACTCATTGTGCAATGCTCATTATATTTTACCGTGTTTGCAAATCAGTTTGTATTCACCCACACAATAATTGGTTAATTGCACATCATACTTTTAATTGCAATTAACATAAGAATATACACTTAAAATTGTCAACGGGTGATTTGCTGCTATTTACAGGTCACGATTTTTCCTATCCATTATTCCTGTGTTTGAGGCTGTTCAGTAACTGTGTCCTCTCCATTTCTCAGGTACCTATTGGATCTTACCAAGGAGCAGGAGGTGGGGTTTGCTGAGAAAGTCGGTGACGTCGCCAAAGAGGCGGGGTTTGAGCCctcacaggagga contains:
- the syt5b gene encoding synaptotagmin Vb, with amino-acid sequence MRMASVQFRARRAAEPAKPEPEHEKEAEQVEEPAAHAPPTHHPGHHNYDHMKNKFMNEIGHLPLPMWAVGAIVVVVLVLVGCCTFCLFKKCFGKKKKTKKVRERKAGRRRKADNEGGGEGGDKEEGDKKEGEGEEKEQEKLGKLEFSLDYNFTDAQLIVGILQAQDLAAMDMGGTSDPYVKVYLLPDKKKKHETKVQRKNLCPVFNETFIFKIPYTELGGKILVLQVFDFDRFSKHDVIGEIKIPMNSVDLGQPMQCWRDLENSEKEEAEKLGDVCISLRYVPTAGKLTINIMEAKNLKKMDVGGLSDPFVKIVLQHNGKRIKKKKTTVKKNTLNPYFNESFSFEIPFEQIQKVQVVITVYDYDKLGSNDAIGKTFMGYGATGVGLKHWSEMLANPRRPVAQWHVLCPEEEVDAALKVPPR
- the dnaaf3l gene encoding dynein assembly factor 3, axonemal; its protein translation is MSTGRTMEGAGCVTWWGFSPALDLLCRGSERQEGEVNVLLVGSGDPRHILKTVAGLRDTDTLHIWVIENSMDVVARQLLLLFLALTPQESMGLHEKTEVFLELFGNSEVRSQTEEILRHVASELSLSVTETLETPTNPCLDTTHLRFKERDDLDRIFKQWIHPPPSARSAHVSIAKTWDGRVRQHLGTRYDSRAGCFDWDLTMKLHQKGCGVINKQHYKLWRERGVAFEMREGIYQMANESLLSTRVFSHRGDKMALRGYWGDIVSSPYLSFGIETDDEKLLQKQNGQYVKTAQDISYVNVQALFKSLSCRGGTPPTQTCSEEGNALVALEPVSQPEAHHKSQINELMHLNGVSVTFLPLDSLSKLPEKQKYFHFFNSICCAASMVHHLSPTLRQIAAPKASLVVELAKYLLDLTKEQEVGFAEKVGDVAKEAGFEPSQEEKRDVYATFTLQEE